Proteins from a genomic interval of Rosa chinensis cultivar Old Blush chromosome 2, RchiOBHm-V2, whole genome shotgun sequence:
- the LOC121051228 gene encoding LOB domain-containing protein 2, with protein sequence MHRKNNGTAGAGAVPACAACKHQRKKCNEGCTLAPFFPVERNREFQAVHKVFGVSNVTKMVKNANEANRRKVVDSLVWEALCRQKDPVLGPYGEYRMIFDELKMYKNHENQTVPLQVQKGMCYKSLTDLVAWNYETNGISDGINGGNGITTTNNNLDYDLQVNENVRINSVPPYGYPLTCEQEIAAEKIKQVKIAADSIVVPVVHQQGHSINNINQQYYISGQLNQHIGKPLERTIWEGGS encoded by the exons atgCACAGGAAGAATAATGGCACAGCAGGAGCAGGAGCAGTACCAGCATGTGCAGCATGCAAGCATCAAAGGAAAAAGTGCAACGAAGGTTGCACTTTGGCACCTTTTTTTCCAGTGGAGAGGAATCGAGAATTCCAAGCAGTGCACAAAGTTTTCGGGGTTAGCAATGTAACAAAGATGGTGAAGAATGCCAATGAAGCAAACCGGAGAAAGGTTGTTGATTCATTGGTATGGGAAGCTCTTTGCAGGCAAAAAGACCCGGTGCTTGGTCCTTACGGAGAGTATAGGATGATTTTCGATGAGCTCAAGATGTATAAAAATCATGAGAACCAAACGGTTCCTTTACAAGTGCAAAAGGGCATGTGTTACAAATCTCTGACGGATTTAGTTGCTTGGAACTATGAAACTAATGGGATTAGCGATGGAATAAATGGAGGAAATGGAATCACTACTACTAATAACAATTTGGATTATGATCTTCAGGTTAACGAAAACGTCAGAATCAATTCAGTCCCGCCATATGGTTATCCTTTAACTTGTGAGCAAGAAATTGCAGCAGAGAAGATAAAGCAAGTAAAAATAGCTGCTGATTCCATTGTTGTTCCAGTAGTACACCAGCAGGGGCATTCTATCAACAACATTAATCAGCAGTACTATATTTCCG gTCAACTTAATCAACACATTGGCAAGCCATTAGAAAGGACAATATGGGAAGGCGGATCGTAA